In a genomic window of Sinorhizobium meliloti:
- the hyi gene encoding hydroxypyruvate isomerase: MPRFAANLTMLFNEAPFLDRFALAANAGFEGVEYLFPYEFEKVALRGELDRHGLTQVLHNLPAGDWAGGERGIAILPDRIDEFRKGIATAIDYATALGCRQVNCLVGIAPDGVPDSVLRTTLVANLRLAAAELGKCGIRLLIEPINRFDIPGFYLNTVGQAASIIEEVGSDNLFVQYDLYHQQRTEGELVGTYRRYREKIAHIQLADNPGRNEPGTGEINHPFVFDALEAAGYDGWIGCEYKPLTTTAEGLGWLGTEHRRKQSADIIQIRS; this comes from the coding sequence ATGCCGAGATTTGCTGCGAACCTGACGATGCTGTTCAACGAGGCGCCGTTCCTCGACCGTTTCGCACTGGCCGCCAATGCCGGGTTCGAAGGCGTGGAATATCTCTTCCCCTACGAATTCGAGAAGGTGGCGCTGCGCGGCGAACTCGACCGCCACGGCCTGACGCAAGTGCTGCACAACCTGCCGGCCGGCGACTGGGCTGGCGGCGAACGGGGCATCGCAATCCTGCCGGATCGGATCGACGAATTCCGCAAGGGGATCGCCACGGCCATCGACTATGCGACCGCGCTCGGCTGCCGTCAGGTCAATTGCCTCGTGGGGATTGCGCCGGACGGTGTGCCCGACAGCGTGCTGCGCACGACACTCGTCGCCAATCTGAGGCTTGCGGCGGCCGAACTCGGCAAGTGCGGCATCCGCCTCCTGATCGAACCGATCAACCGCTTCGATATTCCCGGCTTCTATCTCAACACGGTCGGGCAGGCGGCGTCGATCATCGAGGAGGTGGGGAGCGACAACCTCTTCGTCCAGTACGACCTCTACCACCAGCAGCGCACCGAAGGCGAACTCGTCGGTACCTACAGGCGCTACCGCGAAAAGATCGCGCACATACAGCTTGCGGACAATCCCGGACGCAACGAGCCGGGGACCGGCGAGATCAACCACCCCTTCGTCTTCGACGCGCTGGAAGCCGCCGGCTACGACGGCTGGATCGGGTGCGAATACAAGCCGCTGACGACCACCGCGGAAGGACTTGGGTGGCTCGGCACCGAGCACCGGCGCAAACAATCCGCAGACATCATCCAAATCAGGAGCTAA
- a CDS encoding 2-hydroxy-3-oxopropionate reductase has product MASIGFIGLGIMGTPMARHLQDAGHKIITSKFAIPPRQELVDNGLEIVETPKALAETVDTIILMLPDTPEVKDVLFGENGVYYGLGEGKLVIDMSSISPIETKEFAKKVRETGAEYIDAPVSGGEVGAKNASLSIMAGGKPSSFERALPLFKLMGKNITLVGDCGDGQVTKVANQIIVALTIEAVSEALVFASKAGADPARVREALMGGFASSRILEVHGDRMIKRTFEPGFRISLHQKDLNLALQGAKSLGISLPNTAATQELFNNCAANGDSGLDHSGLVRALERMANHEVA; this is encoded by the coding sequence ATGGCATCTATCGGTTTCATTGGACTGGGTATCATGGGCACGCCGATGGCGCGCCACCTTCAGGATGCCGGTCACAAGATCATCACGTCCAAATTCGCCATCCCGCCGCGTCAGGAGCTCGTCGACAACGGACTGGAAATCGTCGAAACGCCGAAGGCGCTCGCGGAAACGGTCGACACGATCATCCTGATGCTGCCGGATACGCCGGAAGTGAAGGATGTCCTGTTCGGTGAGAATGGCGTCTATTACGGCCTGGGCGAGGGCAAGCTCGTCATCGACATGAGCTCCATCTCGCCGATCGAGACGAAGGAGTTCGCCAAGAAGGTACGCGAAACCGGTGCCGAATATATCGACGCCCCGGTTTCCGGAGGCGAGGTCGGCGCCAAGAACGCCTCCCTCAGCATCATGGCCGGCGGCAAGCCGAGCTCGTTCGAACGCGCCCTGCCGCTCTTCAAGCTGATGGGCAAGAACATCACGCTGGTCGGCGATTGCGGCGACGGTCAGGTCACCAAGGTCGCAAACCAGATCATCGTGGCGCTGACCATCGAGGCAGTCTCCGAGGCGCTGGTCTTCGCGTCCAAGGCAGGAGCCGATCCGGCCCGTGTCCGCGAGGCGCTGATGGGCGGCTTCGCATCGTCGCGCATTCTCGAGGTCCATGGCGATCGGATGATCAAGCGTACCTTCGAGCCGGGCTTCCGCATCTCGCTGCACCAGAAGGACCTGAACCTCGCGCTGCAGGGAGCGAAAAGCCTCGGCATCTCGCTGCCGAACACGGCGGCGACCCAGGAGCTCTTCAACAATTGCGCCGCCAATGGCGACAGCGGGCTTGACCACTCCGGGCTCGTGCGGGCGCTCGAGCGGATGGCGAACCACGAGGTCGCATAA
- a CDS encoding glycerate kinase, translated as MAAIANPRQFLESLFASAVSAADPERVIAANLPEPPKGRTVVIGAGKGAAQMARAFECAWEGPLSGVVVTRYGFGARCRQVEVLEASHPLPDEGGLKASKRLLAAVSGLTGDDLVVALICGGGSALLPAPPPGLSLEDEIAVNRALLASGAPIRAMNAVRKHVSLIKGGRLAAAAHPARVVSLVVSDIPGDDAALVASGPTVADAASRDDALKIVERYRLALPEKVMRRLASAAADAPRPSDPRFARNEVRLIASAGVSLEAAASKARAAGIEAVILSDAIEGEARDVGLVHAAIARETALRGRPFPKPALILSGGETTVTVRGEGRGGRNSEFLLSLALGIDGIGGISALAADTDGIDGSEDNAGAFADHTTIARLLARRLDAAALLQKNDSWVAFDALGDLFKPGPTGTNVNDFRAVLIQ; from the coding sequence ATGGCCGCCATCGCCAACCCGCGTCAATTCCTGGAGAGCCTGTTCGCCTCTGCGGTGTCCGCCGCTGATCCGGAACGCGTCATCGCCGCAAATCTGCCGGAGCCGCCGAAGGGGCGAACGGTCGTCATCGGAGCCGGCAAAGGCGCCGCTCAGATGGCCCGGGCGTTCGAATGCGCCTGGGAGGGGCCGCTCAGCGGCGTGGTCGTCACACGCTACGGTTTCGGCGCGCGCTGCAGGCAGGTCGAGGTGCTCGAAGCCTCCCATCCCTTGCCGGACGAGGGCGGGCTGAAGGCATCGAAGCGGCTCCTCGCGGCGGTCAGTGGCCTGACCGGGGATGACTTGGTCGTGGCGCTGATCTGCGGCGGCGGTTCGGCGCTCCTGCCGGCACCACCACCGGGGCTTTCGCTCGAGGATGAAATCGCCGTCAATCGGGCGCTTCTTGCGTCAGGCGCGCCGATCAGAGCGATGAACGCGGTGCGGAAACATGTTTCCTTGATCAAGGGTGGCCGCCTTGCCGCTGCGGCCCATCCGGCCAGGGTCGTCTCTCTCGTCGTCTCCGATATTCCCGGCGACGACGCGGCGCTGGTCGCATCCGGCCCGACGGTCGCCGACGCAGCCAGCCGTGACGACGCCCTGAAGATCGTCGAGCGCTATCGCCTGGCTTTGCCGGAAAAGGTCATGCGCCGGCTGGCGAGCGCTGCGGCGGATGCACCGAGACCTTCCGATCCGCGCTTTGCCCGCAACGAGGTGCGACTGATCGCTTCGGCAGGCGTCTCACTGGAGGCCGCGGCGTCCAAGGCCCGGGCCGCGGGCATAGAGGCCGTCATTCTTTCCGATGCGATCGAAGGGGAGGCACGCGATGTCGGGCTCGTTCATGCGGCCATCGCGCGCGAGACGGCGCTGCGCGGCCGCCCCTTTCCGAAGCCCGCCCTCATCCTTTCCGGCGGCGAAACGACGGTGACGGTCCGGGGCGAAGGTCGCGGCGGGCGCAACAGCGAGTTCCTGCTGTCGCTGGCGCTCGGCATCGACGGTATCGGCGGGATCTCGGCGCTCGCCGCGGATACCGACGGCATCGACGGATCCGAGGACAATGCCGGCGCCTTCGCCGATCATACGACGATCGCGCGCCTGCTGGCGCGGCGCCTGGATGCCGCCGCGCTGCTTCAGAAGAACGACAGCTGGGTGGCCTTCGATGCGCTTGGAGACCTTTTCAAGCCGGGGCCGACGGGCACGAACGTCAATGATTTCAGGGCGGTGCTGATCCAGTGA
- a CDS encoding ureidoglycolate lyase, which translates to MIPLPIRPLSHGEFAPFGDVIEPDDAKSFPINAGKCIRYHDLAKVETSGPEARTLVSLLKGEPYEIPLTLKMVERHPLGSQAFIPLTGNPFLVVVAPDEGGEPGEPIAFETAPGQGVNIAQNVWHGILTPLRSTSEFVVIDRGGSGCNLEEHFFEKPYQVEYA; encoded by the coding sequence ATGATACCTCTACCGATCCGCCCGCTTTCGCACGGCGAGTTCGCGCCCTTCGGCGACGTCATCGAGCCTGACGATGCGAAGAGCTTTCCGATCAACGCCGGCAAATGCATCCGCTATCACGACCTTGCGAAGGTGGAGACGAGCGGCCCGGAAGCCCGAACGCTGGTCAGCCTCTTGAAGGGCGAGCCCTACGAGATCCCCCTGACGCTGAAGATGGTGGAACGGCACCCGCTCGGAAGCCAGGCCTTCATCCCGCTGACGGGAAATCCCTTTCTCGTGGTCGTCGCGCCCGACGAAGGCGGGGAACCCGGAGAGCCGATAGCCTTCGAGACCGCGCCGGGCCAGGGGGTCAACATCGCGCAAAATGTCTGGCACGGAATTCTGACGCCGCTTCGTTCGACCTCCGAATTCGTCGTCATCGACCGCGGCGGCAGCGGGTGCAATCTCGAGGAGCATTTCTTCGAAAAGCCTTATCAGGTCGAATACGCTTGA
- a CDS encoding DUF930 domain-containing protein: MQHFARKMWGETGWGMPTSLALHLALAFLLLVRLPELSAPAKEQSVSVELVAQPKSAEKPEQKPNVANSEQTRPQPEAFESAAAPVETEKPPRPELPPAAPKKSETPSEKPEASRPAPAKTENTASEKPAESRTALAELRVDAPSAAKEAADAAATPQAAAVPQEKPVLEEARADPAQKPAEAMAEHQSNQLVQAKELYSENALSDPRVKQAIGRLPPKKRIVQLCSIEALEQVRREMPGAFPDMLVPFGPSGGFISPTGLNADGGAFRSRSTWYAIDFECEVSPETTSVTSFSFAIGKAIPKSEWAARQLPSN, translated from the coding sequence ATGCAGCACTTCGCCAGGAAAATGTGGGGAGAAACCGGTTGGGGCATGCCGACCTCGCTCGCCCTGCACCTGGCGCTCGCCTTCTTGCTGCTGGTTCGGCTGCCGGAATTGTCTGCGCCGGCAAAGGAGCAAAGCGTCAGCGTCGAGCTCGTTGCGCAGCCGAAGAGTGCGGAAAAGCCCGAGCAAAAGCCGAACGTGGCCAACAGCGAGCAAACGCGTCCTCAGCCTGAGGCATTCGAGTCGGCCGCAGCGCCGGTCGAAACGGAAAAGCCGCCTCGGCCCGAATTGCCTCCGGCCGCGCCGAAGAAGTCCGAAACGCCGAGCGAGAAGCCGGAGGCCTCGCGTCCCGCCCCGGCAAAAACGGAAAACACCGCCAGCGAAAAGCCGGCGGAAAGCAGGACCGCGCTTGCGGAATTGCGCGTCGATGCCCCGAGCGCAGCGAAAGAGGCGGCCGATGCCGCAGCCACGCCGCAGGCTGCAGCTGTTCCCCAGGAGAAACCGGTTCTGGAGGAAGCAAGGGCGGACCCGGCGCAAAAGCCGGCCGAGGCCATGGCCGAACACCAGTCGAACCAGCTCGTCCAGGCGAAGGAACTCTATTCTGAAAACGCCCTGTCGGACCCCCGTGTGAAACAGGCGATCGGCAGGTTGCCGCCGAAGAAGCGGATCGTGCAGCTCTGCAGCATCGAAGCGCTCGAGCAGGTGCGGCGCGAAATGCCCGGCGCCTTTCCGGATATGCTCGTTCCCTTCGGCCCTTCGGGGGGCTTCATCTCGCCGACAGGCCTGAACGCCGATGGCGGCGCCTTCCGCAGCCGGTCGACATGGTACGCCATCGACTTCGAATGCGAAGTGAGCCCCGAGACGACATCGGTCACTTCCTTCAGCTTCGCGATCGGCAAGGCGATCCCGAAGAGCGAGTGGGCCGCGCGACAGCTGCCGAGCAATTAA
- a CDS encoding DUF1349 domain-containing protein: protein MASAYRWLNEPASWEGDERDLSLKTDAKTDFWRETFYGFVRDSGHAYLRPVSGDFTASATIVGQYEQLYDQAGLMLRLDEQNWIKCGIEYTDGLMHFSVVVTRGVSDWSVIPLHARAPSDPLEVRLTRHGDAVRVQFRFGEERWQMARLCPFSAADAEAGVTACSPERAGFAARFRDLNFGPPIARALHDD from the coding sequence ATGGCAAGCGCGTATCGCTGGCTGAACGAGCCGGCAAGCTGGGAGGGCGACGAACGCGATCTGTCGCTCAAGACCGACGCCAAGACGGATTTCTGGCGCGAAACCTTCTACGGCTTCGTGCGCGACAGCGGACATGCCTATCTTCGTCCGGTTTCAGGCGATTTCACCGCCTCGGCGACGATCGTCGGCCAGTATGAGCAGCTTTACGACCAGGCCGGTCTGATGCTGCGGCTCGACGAACAGAACTGGATCAAATGCGGTATCGAATATACTGACGGGCTGATGCATTTCAGCGTGGTCGTGACACGCGGCGTATCGGACTGGTCGGTCATTCCGTTGCACGCAAGGGCGCCTTCGGACCCACTGGAGGTGCGGCTGACGCGGCATGGCGATGCGGTGCGGGTGCAATTCCGCTTTGGCGAGGAACGGTGGCAGATGGCGCGGCTCTGTCCCTTTTCCGCCGCTGATGCCGAGGCCGGCGTCACGGCCTGTTCGCCGGAGCGCGCGGGCTTTGCGGCAAGGTTCCGCGATTTGAATTTCGGCCCGCCGATCGCTCGCGCCTTGCACGACGACTGA
- a CDS encoding LacI family DNA-binding transcriptional regulator, translating to MLDVAKAAHVSVATVSAVINGSAPVSPELRSRIEQAIGLIGYKRNAIARSLKLGTTRTVGLMVADITNPFFTDVVAVIQDVLHRAGYAVMLCCNDEDVALQDEQIALLIDRSVDGLIIAPAGDDETLKRMIASANLPTVLIDRLCDGIDTDAVVLDNRRAVQDATVYMLGLGHRRIGYISGSLDTSTGRERLAGYRAALEAAGLPCEEDLIRIGNFREKDAYTAAIQLLTSPERPTAIFSANNLMVIGVMKAIRDIGLRCPDDVSVASFDDFPWADVFQPHLTTIAQPVQAIGEQAAQLVLDRLSGASPEAPRRLVLQGRLVIRDSCRPAGSLTPRAIA from the coding sequence ATGCTCGACGTCGCCAAGGCGGCGCATGTCTCTGTGGCGACGGTCTCGGCCGTGATCAACGGCTCGGCCCCGGTCAGTCCGGAATTGCGCAGCCGCATAGAGCAGGCGATCGGCCTCATAGGCTACAAGCGCAACGCGATCGCCCGCAGCCTCAAGCTCGGCACGACCCGCACCGTAGGCCTGATGGTTGCCGATATCACCAATCCCTTCTTCACCGATGTCGTGGCAGTGATCCAGGACGTGCTGCATCGGGCCGGCTACGCCGTGATGCTCTGCTGCAATGACGAGGACGTTGCCTTGCAGGACGAGCAGATCGCCCTGTTGATCGACCGGAGCGTGGACGGCCTGATCATCGCGCCGGCCGGAGACGACGAGACGCTGAAGCGCATGATCGCTAGCGCCAATCTTCCAACCGTGCTGATCGACAGGCTTTGCGACGGCATCGACACCGATGCGGTCGTGCTCGACAATCGTCGCGCGGTTCAGGATGCAACGGTCTATATGCTCGGCCTCGGCCATCGGCGCATCGGCTATATTTCGGGCTCGCTCGACACTTCGACCGGACGGGAGCGTCTTGCCGGCTATCGGGCAGCGTTGGAGGCGGCGGGCCTCCCCTGCGAGGAGGACCTGATCCGGATCGGCAATTTTCGGGAGAAGGACGCCTACACCGCGGCGATCCAGCTGCTGACAAGTCCCGAGCGGCCAACGGCGATTTTCTCCGCCAACAACCTGATGGTCATCGGGGTGATGAAGGCGATCCGGGATATCGGCCTTCGCTGCCCGGACGACGTTTCGGTCGCAAGCTTCGACGATTTTCCCTGGGCCGACGTCTTCCAGCCGCATCTGACGACGATCGCCCAGCCAGTCCAGGCGATCGGCGAACAGGCCGCGCAGCTCGTGCTCGACCGCCTTTCCGGCGCTAGCCCGGAAGCGCCACGCCGGCTCGTGCTTCAGGGAAGACTGGTGATTCGCGACTCCTGCCGGCCGGCCGGCAGCCTGACGCCGCGCGCGATCGCCTGA
- a CDS encoding sugar ABC transporter ATP-binding protein, giving the protein MRDAIPRDSVTKESGRPVLAAEAVSKSFGGVAALKDVRFELRAGEIHALMGENGAGKSTLMKVLSGVYPDYEGTFRVDGETARFSNVRDAEAAGIAIIHQELNLVPELGVADNIFLGRERVIAGLFVDRKASLEAARGLLNRLGIELDPEARVGQLRVGEQQLVEIAKALSVEARILIMDEPTSALSPGECRRLFKIMRQLAADGVGIIYISHRIDEVMQLSDRVTVFRDGRHVWTRPMAGLDENTIIAAMVGRNLLDAHPADRGNGEGEPVLSVRDLSLAVPGRHGWRDVLKGVSFDVRAGEILGIGGLLGAGRTEILETIFASNEGLRGGDIRLDGIAVDIRSPRDARRLGFALVTEDRKAKGLHLHESIRDNVALPLVGRLARFGLRSFEGERALAKGAVDALGVRCASTDQAAGTLSGGNQQKVVIGKWLATGPRVLLLDEPTRGIDVGAKREIYDLIFKLAGDGLAIVVVSSELPELLLLADRILVMAEGRQTGLVSREEASEERIMQLAAPRSARGRAVA; this is encoded by the coding sequence ATGCGCGATGCTATCCCCCGTGATTCGGTCACCAAAGAATCCGGCCGGCCAGTTCTGGCGGCCGAAGCGGTTTCGAAATCGTTCGGCGGCGTCGCGGCGCTCAAGGATGTGCGCTTCGAACTGCGCGCGGGCGAAATCCATGCGCTCATGGGCGAGAATGGCGCCGGCAAGTCGACGCTGATGAAGGTCTTGTCCGGCGTCTACCCGGACTACGAGGGCACCTTCCGCGTCGATGGAGAAACCGCCCGCTTCTCCAATGTGCGCGATGCCGAGGCGGCCGGAATCGCCATCATCCATCAGGAACTCAACCTCGTCCCCGAACTCGGCGTCGCCGACAACATCTTTCTCGGCCGCGAACGGGTGATCGCCGGTCTTTTCGTGGATCGCAAGGCGAGCCTGGAGGCCGCACGAGGGCTGTTGAACCGTCTCGGCATCGAACTCGACCCGGAGGCGCGCGTCGGGCAGTTGCGGGTGGGCGAACAACAGCTCGTCGAGATCGCGAAGGCCCTTTCCGTCGAAGCGCGCATTCTGATCATGGACGAACCGACCTCGGCGCTTTCGCCCGGCGAGTGTCGGCGCCTCTTCAAGATCATGCGGCAACTCGCGGCCGACGGCGTCGGCATCATCTATATTTCGCACCGGATCGACGAGGTCATGCAGCTCAGCGATCGGGTCACCGTCTTCCGCGACGGCCGGCATGTCTGGACCCGGCCGATGGCCGGACTGGACGAGAATACGATCATCGCCGCAATGGTGGGCCGCAACCTCCTCGACGCGCACCCGGCCGACCGGGGCAACGGCGAGGGCGAGCCCGTCCTTTCGGTAAGGGACCTGTCGCTTGCCGTGCCCGGACGCCATGGCTGGCGCGACGTGCTGAAGGGCGTGAGCTTCGACGTTCGCGCCGGCGAGATCCTCGGCATCGGCGGCTTGCTCGGCGCGGGGCGCACGGAAATCCTGGAGACAATTTTTGCATCGAATGAAGGCCTTCGCGGCGGTGATATCCGGCTGGACGGCATCGCCGTCGATATCCGCTCGCCACGCGATGCTCGCCGCCTCGGTTTTGCTCTGGTGACGGAGGACCGCAAGGCGAAGGGGCTGCATCTTCACGAATCGATCAGAGACAATGTGGCCCTGCCGCTTGTTGGAAGGCTCGCCCGATTCGGGCTGCGCTCCTTCGAAGGCGAGCGTGCGCTCGCAAAAGGGGCAGTCGATGCGCTCGGCGTGCGCTGCGCGAGCACCGACCAGGCGGCCGGAACCCTGTCCGGCGGCAACCAGCAGAAGGTCGTCATCGGCAAGTGGCTGGCGACCGGTCCGCGTGTCCTTCTTCTCGACGAGCCGACGCGCGGCATCGACGTCGGTGCGAAGCGCGAGATCTACGATCTCATCTTCAAGCTCGCCGGCGACGGGCTGGCGATCGTGGTGGTCAGTTCCGAACTGCCGGAGCTTTTGCTCCTCGCCGACCGCATTCTGGTGATGGCCGAGGGACGGCAGACCGGGCTCGTCTCCCGGGAGGAGGCGAGCGAGGAGCGCATCATGCAGCTCGCCGCCCCGCGGAGCGCACGCGGAAGGGCGGTTGCATGA
- a CDS encoding ABC transporter permease, translating into MNFLRALSRTKLYWGLIAIFLIGVLSSPVTSSGRNIFLSSGNLLDVLRQVSTTGLIATGMTAVILTGGIDLSVGSLMAICTVVCAMLLTVPGDTAALYLGLPSVGLAVLVGGAAAVRFVFLNIEKSRAGVTHVRDIRLDRTRGTVLPAAAGAVLCALVLSFLLPQMQTKFGVLGVLLVAPAVGLMFGAVNGAIIVVGRLQPFIVTLAMMVTALGIARLTAGQNNAVLPVYTGSNATADFDMLRQLVFGIVPMPGIFFIVAILLYGAVLRFTPFGRYVYAIGGNEEAARLSGINAGRVKIVTYAVSGLLAGIAAVLYVAQYRQGKPDAGAGLELDAIAAVVIGGTSLMGGRGSLAGTFCGVLIFGLLSNILQLHNINSNLQLVLKGVIIIGTVLVQERNAYDLLAQLRLPGASRRPTQGDTSAEERTSGETLSMTMGGKKK; encoded by the coding sequence ATGAATTTCCTGAGGGCTCTCTCCCGTACGAAACTCTATTGGGGGCTGATCGCCATCTTCCTGATCGGAGTCCTGTCCTCGCCGGTAACGTCGTCGGGCAGAAACATCTTTCTCTCCTCCGGCAATCTCCTCGACGTGTTGCGGCAGGTATCGACCACCGGGCTGATCGCCACCGGCATGACGGCCGTCATTCTGACCGGCGGCATAGACCTTTCGGTCGGCTCGCTGATGGCGATCTGTACCGTCGTCTGCGCAATGCTCCTGACCGTTCCGGGGGACACGGCCGCCCTCTATCTGGGGCTGCCGTCCGTCGGGCTTGCCGTTCTGGTCGGCGGTGCGGCGGCAGTACGCTTCGTCTTCCTGAATATCGAGAAATCACGTGCGGGCGTGACACATGTCCGCGACATCCGGCTTGACCGGACCCGCGGTACCGTTCTGCCCGCCGCAGCCGGCGCCGTTCTCTGTGCCCTGGTTCTAAGTTTCCTCTTGCCTCAGATGCAGACGAAATTCGGCGTGCTCGGCGTTCTGCTCGTGGCGCCGGCGGTCGGACTCATGTTCGGCGCGGTCAACGGCGCGATCATCGTGGTGGGACGATTGCAGCCCTTCATCGTCACGCTTGCCATGATGGTCACGGCGCTCGGCATCGCCCGGCTCACCGCCGGGCAGAACAACGCCGTTCTGCCGGTCTATACCGGCAGCAATGCGACCGCCGATTTCGATATGCTGCGGCAGCTCGTCTTCGGCATCGTGCCGATGCCCGGCATATTCTTCATCGTCGCGATTCTTCTCTATGGCGCGGTGCTGCGGTTCACCCCCTTCGGCCGCTATGTCTATGCGATCGGCGGAAACGAGGAGGCGGCGCGCCTTTCCGGCATCAATGCGGGCCGGGTGAAGATCGTCACCTATGCGGTATCGGGTCTTCTCGCGGGCATCGCCGCGGTCCTCTATGTGGCGCAGTACCGGCAGGGCAAGCCGGACGCCGGCGCGGGCCTCGAACTGGATGCGATCGCGGCAGTGGTCATCGGCGGGACGAGCCTGATGGGAGGGCGCGGGAGCCTTGCCGGGACGTTCTGCGGCGTCCTGATCTTCGGCCTGCTCTCCAATATCCTGCAGCTCCACAACATCAATTCCAATCTTCAGCTGGTGCTGAAGGGCGTGATCATCATCGGCACGGTGCTCGTTCAGGAGCGCAATGCCTACGACCTTCTCGCGCAATTGCGGCTGCCGGGCGCAAGCCGGCGCCCGACTCAAGGAGATACGTCCGCCGAGGAGCGGACGTCGGGAGAGACGTTATCCATGACAATGGGAGGAAAGAAGAAATGA